One region of Quercus lobata isolate SW786 chromosome 2, ValleyOak3.0 Primary Assembly, whole genome shotgun sequence genomic DNA includes:
- the LOC115976390 gene encoding probable inactive shikimate kinase like 1, chloroplastic isoform X2, with product MSVSMSMELITSCNCNTLQFQRPFHAVASSFSLSQAHFPHSLSTRNYHTLRFHPPLPTSPSHTQSLSTTCSVANDSTLNPETKELEPSLALKKKAMDIAPDLKGTSIFLVGMKSSIKTSLGKLLAGVLRYYYFDSDGLVEEAAGGESAAKSLKESDEKAFCESETEVLKQLSSMGRLVICAGNGAVQSSTNLAFLRHGISICVDVPLDMVAREVIKDQSQLSDSEIYTSEAYSEVLTQLIALHEEMRGGYGTADATVSLQKAATQLGYDDMDAVTIEDMTLEVLKEIEKLTRVKKLMEEAARPF from the exons ATGTCCGTGTCCATGTCCATGGAGCTAATAACCTCATGCAACTGCAATACCCTCCAATTCCAACGTCCCTTTCATGCTGTGGCTTCGAGTTTCAGCCTCTCCCAGGCCCACTTCCCACACTCCTTATCCACTCGTAATTACCACACCCTCCGCTTCCACCCACCTCTTCCAACCTCTCCTTCCCACACTCAATCTCTCTCCACCACTTGCTCTGTGGCCAATGATAGCACTCTCA ATCCAGAGACGAAGGAGCTTGAACCTTCTCTTGCATTGAAG AAGAAAGCTATGGATATAGCCCCTGACCTGAAAGGAACTTCCATATTTCTTGTGG GGATGAAAAGCTCCATAAAGACCAGTTTGGGGAAACTTCTAGCAGGTGTATTACGATATTATTACTTTGACAG TGATGGTTTGGTTGAGGAAGCTGCCGGAGGTGAATCAGCTGCCAAATCTTTAAAGGAGAGTGATGAAAAGGCATTTTGTGAGTCTGAG ACTGAAGTATTGAAGCAGTTATCATCCATGGGTCGACTAGTGATTTGTGCTGGAAATGGTGCAGTTCAGAGTTCTACTAATCT GGCATTTCTGAGACATGGAATCTCGATATGTGTTGATGTACCCTTAGACATGGTAGCCAGGGAGGTGATTAAAGACCAGTCTCAACTTTCTGATTCAGAAATATATACTTCTGAAGCTTATTCCGAG GTTTTGACTCAGTTAATTGCACTTCATGAAGAAATGAGAGGTGGATATGGTACAGCTGATGCAACTGTTTCACTACAAA AGGCTGCTACTCAATTAGGTTATGATGATATGGACGCAGTTACCATCGAAGACATGACTTTAGAG GTTCTCAAGGAGATTGAAAAACTGACAAGAGTTAAGAAGTTGATGGAAGAAGCAGCAAGACCCTTTTAA
- the LOC115976390 gene encoding probable inactive shikimate kinase like 1, chloroplastic isoform X3, translating into MSVSMSMELITSCNCNTLQFQRPFHAVASSFSLSQAHFPHSLSTRNYHTLRFHPPLPTSPSHTQSLSTTCSVANDSTLILIQKKAMDIAPDLKGTSIFLVGMKSSIKTSLGKLLAGVLRYYYFDSDGLVEEAAGGESAAKSLKESDEKAFCESETEVLKQLSSMGRLVICAGNGAVQSSTNLAFLRHGISICVDVPLDMVAREVIKDQSQLSDSEIYTSEAYSEVLTQLIALHEEMRGGYGTADATVSLQKAATQLGYDDMDAVTIEDMTLEVLKEIEKLTRVKKLMEEAARPF; encoded by the exons ATGTCCGTGTCCATGTCCATGGAGCTAATAACCTCATGCAACTGCAATACCCTCCAATTCCAACGTCCCTTTCATGCTGTGGCTTCGAGTTTCAGCCTCTCCCAGGCCCACTTCCCACACTCCTTATCCACTCGTAATTACCACACCCTCCGCTTCCACCCACCTCTTCCAACCTCTCCTTCCCACACTCAATCTCTCTCCACCACTTGCTCTGTGGCCAATGATAGCACTCTCA TTTTGATCCAGAAGAAAGCTATGGATATAGCCCCTGACCTGAAAGGAACTTCCATATTTCTTGTGG GGATGAAAAGCTCCATAAAGACCAGTTTGGGGAAACTTCTAGCAGGTGTATTACGATATTATTACTTTGACAG TGATGGTTTGGTTGAGGAAGCTGCCGGAGGTGAATCAGCTGCCAAATCTTTAAAGGAGAGTGATGAAAAGGCATTTTGTGAGTCTGAG ACTGAAGTATTGAAGCAGTTATCATCCATGGGTCGACTAGTGATTTGTGCTGGAAATGGTGCAGTTCAGAGTTCTACTAATCT GGCATTTCTGAGACATGGAATCTCGATATGTGTTGATGTACCCTTAGACATGGTAGCCAGGGAGGTGATTAAAGACCAGTCTCAACTTTCTGATTCAGAAATATATACTTCTGAAGCTTATTCCGAG GTTTTGACTCAGTTAATTGCACTTCATGAAGAAATGAGAGGTGGATATGGTACAGCTGATGCAACTGTTTCACTACAAA AGGCTGCTACTCAATTAGGTTATGATGATATGGACGCAGTTACCATCGAAGACATGACTTTAGAG GTTCTCAAGGAGATTGAAAAACTGACAAGAGTTAAGAAGTTGATGGAAGAAGCAGCAAGACCCTTTTAA
- the LOC115976390 gene encoding probable inactive shikimate kinase like 1, chloroplastic isoform X4, which translates to MDIAPDLKGTSIFLVGMKSSIKTSLGKLLAGVLRYYYFDSDGLVEEAAGGESAAKSLKESDEKAFCESETEVLKQLSSMGRLVICAGNGAVQSSTNLAFLRHGISICVDVPLDMVAREVIKDQSQLSDSEIYTSEAYSEVLTQLIALHEEMRGGYGTADATVSLQKAATQLGYDDMDAVTIEDMTLEVLKEIEKLTRVKKLMEEAARPF; encoded by the exons ATGGATATAGCCCCTGACCTGAAAGGAACTTCCATATTTCTTGTGG GGATGAAAAGCTCCATAAAGACCAGTTTGGGGAAACTTCTAGCAGGTGTATTACGATATTATTACTTTGACAG TGATGGTTTGGTTGAGGAAGCTGCCGGAGGTGAATCAGCTGCCAAATCTTTAAAGGAGAGTGATGAAAAGGCATTTTGTGAGTCTGAG ACTGAAGTATTGAAGCAGTTATCATCCATGGGTCGACTAGTGATTTGTGCTGGAAATGGTGCAGTTCAGAGTTCTACTAATCT GGCATTTCTGAGACATGGAATCTCGATATGTGTTGATGTACCCTTAGACATGGTAGCCAGGGAGGTGATTAAAGACCAGTCTCAACTTTCTGATTCAGAAATATATACTTCTGAAGCTTATTCCGAG GTTTTGACTCAGTTAATTGCACTTCATGAAGAAATGAGAGGTGGATATGGTACAGCTGATGCAACTGTTTCACTACAAA AGGCTGCTACTCAATTAGGTTATGATGATATGGACGCAGTTACCATCGAAGACATGACTTTAGAG GTTCTCAAGGAGATTGAAAAACTGACAAGAGTTAAGAAGTTGATGGAAGAAGCAGCAAGACCCTTTTAA
- the LOC115976390 gene encoding probable inactive shikimate kinase like 1, chloroplastic isoform X1 has protein sequence MSVSMSMELITSCNCNTLQFQRPFHAVASSFSLSQAHFPHSLSTRNYHTLRFHPPLPTSPSHTQSLSTTCSVANDSTLNPETKELEPSLALKKAMDIAPDLKGTSIFLVGMKSSIKTSLGKLLAGVLRYYYFDSDGLVEEAAGGESAAKSLKESDEKAFCESETEVLKQLSSMGRLVICAGNGAVQSSTNLAFLRHGISICVDVPLDMVAREVIKDQSQLSDSEIYTSEAYSEVLTQLIALHEEMRGGYGTADATVSLQKAATQLGYDDMDAVTIEDMTLEVLKEIEKLTRVKKLMEEAARPF, from the exons ATGTCCGTGTCCATGTCCATGGAGCTAATAACCTCATGCAACTGCAATACCCTCCAATTCCAACGTCCCTTTCATGCTGTGGCTTCGAGTTTCAGCCTCTCCCAGGCCCACTTCCCACACTCCTTATCCACTCGTAATTACCACACCCTCCGCTTCCACCCACCTCTTCCAACCTCTCCTTCCCACACTCAATCTCTCTCCACCACTTGCTCTGTGGCCAATGATAGCACTCTCA ATCCAGAGACGAAGGAGCTTGAACCTTCTCTTGCATTGAAG AAAGCTATGGATATAGCCCCTGACCTGAAAGGAACTTCCATATTTCTTGTGG GGATGAAAAGCTCCATAAAGACCAGTTTGGGGAAACTTCTAGCAGGTGTATTACGATATTATTACTTTGACAG TGATGGTTTGGTTGAGGAAGCTGCCGGAGGTGAATCAGCTGCCAAATCTTTAAAGGAGAGTGATGAAAAGGCATTTTGTGAGTCTGAG ACTGAAGTATTGAAGCAGTTATCATCCATGGGTCGACTAGTGATTTGTGCTGGAAATGGTGCAGTTCAGAGTTCTACTAATCT GGCATTTCTGAGACATGGAATCTCGATATGTGTTGATGTACCCTTAGACATGGTAGCCAGGGAGGTGATTAAAGACCAGTCTCAACTTTCTGATTCAGAAATATATACTTCTGAAGCTTATTCCGAG GTTTTGACTCAGTTAATTGCACTTCATGAAGAAATGAGAGGTGGATATGGTACAGCTGATGCAACTGTTTCACTACAAA AGGCTGCTACTCAATTAGGTTATGATGATATGGACGCAGTTACCATCGAAGACATGACTTTAGAG GTTCTCAAGGAGATTGAAAAACTGACAAGAGTTAAGAAGTTGATGGAAGAAGCAGCAAGACCCTTTTAA
- the LOC115969671 gene encoding uncharacterized protein LOC115969671 — MCRDLKIQSQANKSKAKYEIGNLCTQYGLPSIIPKRKSKHRGEEPSEKPHKKKTASKHYRKQKFKTDDFYKKGKSKGKFIPKTSGKCFTCGKKGNFQKECKAKAKTLINTLINDQTSKEEIFKLLELDHSESESSAEEKCQLFRTSSETSRVSSSSFSGTNEILACQDSCCINKTISVLSKQEELLLDLIEQIEDPVTKVQRLSEFHKTQVKEASTFKPRIQEPKVDLEKIYNRFTKSKKELTVQDL; from the coding sequence ATGTGTAGAGATCTCAAAATCCAGAGTCAAGCCAACAAGAGCAAAGCCAAGTACGAAATAGGAAATTTATGTACTCAATATGGCTTACCTTCAATCATccccaaaagaaaatccaaacataGAGGAGAAGAACCCTCTGAGAAACCCCATAAGAAGAAAACAGCCTCCAAGCATTATAGAAAACAGAAGTTCAAGACTGATGATTTCTATAAGAAAGGCAAATCCAAAGGAAAATTCATACCTAAAACATCGGGAAAGTGTTTTACGTGtggaaagaaaggaaatttcCAGAAAGAGTGTAAAGCTAAGGCCAAAACCCTTATCAATACCCTCATCAATGACCAAACCAGTAAGGAAGAAATCTTCAAACTCTTAGAACTTGACCACTCAGAAAGTGAGTCTAGTGCAGAAGAGAAATGCCAGTTGTTTAGGACATCCTCTGAAACCTCTAGAGTATCTTCTAGTTCCTTTAGCGGCACAAATGAAATCCTAGCTTGCCAAGATAGTTGTTGTATAAACAAGACTATCAGTGTTCTTTCTAAGCAAGAAGAACTGCTCTtagatctcatagaacagatcGAAGACCCAGTTACTAAAGTTCAAAGGCTTAGTGAGTTCCACAAAACCCAAGTTAAGGAAGCCAGTACATTCAAACCTAGGATTCAAGAACCCAAAgttgatttggaaaaaatctacaataggtttaccaaatccaagaaagagtTGACTGTCCAAGATCTCTAG